The following coding sequences are from one Leptospira ellinghausenii window:
- a CDS encoding ankyrin repeat domain-containing protein encodes MIQNIIDFALKSKSNIRLRSLCSAITRGDRDSFDLLLSDAELKKICLTESALLLGLAVVEVSDLYFLKRLLAIGLNPDEPDNMGLYPIHKATETGNIEAVEVLLYAGANPNAADPSGVTALHIANSFDGLGELSDLLIRMGANIYQRDKLGKRYLM; translated from the coding sequence ATGATCCAAAACATAATCGATTTCGCATTGAAATCAAAATCCAATATTCGGCTTCGCAGTTTGTGTTCTGCTATCACTCGGGGTGACAGAGATAGTTTTGATTTGTTGTTATCCGATGCAGAATTAAAAAAAATTTGTTTAACTGAGTCCGCTTTACTACTTGGGCTTGCAGTGGTTGAGGTGTCCGATCTCTATTTTTTAAAACGATTACTAGCAATTGGTCTGAATCCTGACGAGCCAGATAACATGGGTTTGTATCCAATTCATAAAGCAACAGAAACAGGGAATATCGAAGCAGTGGAAGTATTATTGTATGCAGGTGCAAATCCCAATGCCGCAGATCCGAGTGGTGTCACTGCCTTACACATTGCCAATAGTTTTGATGGGCTCGGTGAATTGTCTGACTTACTCATTCGAATGGGTGCCAATATTTACCAAAGAGACAAACTCGGAAAACGTTATCTGATGTAA
- a CDS encoding AraC family transcriptional regulator codes for MDILFIKPPSEWETFIKEFWVWREVKSIELPWIIPSYECEMVFHLGEPPMVETESGETFLLPKSHLVGPQTRRWRVLSPSQLNLVSIRFYVASLYALFSKQGLSLKNQFPEIPYNTGLEKNFQGAKIEETVVIQFLLEYLKNFPGKQTEVPTYVRFALMELTNPKTSINSLTKKLGISRKQLERKFQEVVGLNPSEYRSVHRVLSLVRNPEHYQTNNPDLRLTDIAQNFEYADQSHFNHDFKRNSGTIPKDWFAEFEKMSHFYKQTNEEK; via the coding sequence GTGGACATTCTATTTATAAAACCTCCTTCTGAATGGGAAACTTTTATCAAAGAGTTTTGGGTTTGGAGGGAGGTAAAATCAATCGAATTACCTTGGATTATACCGTCTTACGAATGTGAGATGGTTTTCCATTTGGGAGAACCGCCGATGGTAGAAACAGAATCGGGTGAAACCTTTTTATTGCCTAAATCCCATCTGGTTGGCCCACAAACAAGAAGGTGGCGTGTTCTCTCTCCTTCCCAGTTAAACTTAGTTTCCATCCGTTTTTATGTGGCATCTTTGTATGCACTCTTTTCCAAACAAGGTCTAAGTTTAAAAAATCAATTTCCGGAAATACCATATAACACAGGCTTGGAAAAAAATTTCCAAGGAGCAAAAATTGAGGAAACAGTTGTTATTCAATTTTTGTTGGAGTATTTAAAGAATTTTCCTGGAAAACAAACAGAAGTTCCGACTTATGTTCGATTTGCACTGATGGAACTAACCAATCCCAAAACCAGTATCAATTCGCTAACAAAAAAATTAGGCATCTCAAGAAAACAATTGGAACGAAAATTCCAGGAAGTGGTGGGACTCAATCCATCCGAATACCGATCTGTCCATCGTGTGTTATCACTTGTACGGAATCCCGAACATTACCAAACAAACAATCCAGATCTTCGTCTAACCGATATAGCCCAGAATTTTGAATATGCAGACCAGTCTCATTTCAATCATGATTTTAAACGAAATTCGGGAACGATCCCAAAAGATTGGTTTGCAGAATTTGAAAAAATGTCTCATTTTTACAAGCAAACAAACGAGGAAAAGTGA
- a CDS encoding heavy metal translocating P-type ATPase: METLNKTTDHTLDLFGMTCANCALRIEKGLSKLPGLSEVRVNFARESVFLRAEKQIPVDTLLKTVESLGYQATEHDPNKQSETEKKQKDHIRVLKIRFFLSTLFSLPLFYGMVTHFQFLSFLPMPHILMDRWVQMVIATPVQFLIGFPFYQSAYRALRNGTANMDVLVVIGTSAAYGYSIFGKDLYFETSAVLITFILGGKWIEHMAKGKSSDGIKALLSLRPETATVKSNGVWTEVPNEYLKQGDLVLVKALERFPMDGIVAEGESFADESMLTGESMPVEKKLGDKILGGTVNGNGSLIVKAMKVGNDTTLSHIIKSVEESLGTKAPIQRIADQISAYFVPVVIALSVLDFIVWYFVLAPGEITKAIETSIAILVIACPCALGLATPISLLVGTGRAAKRGVLFRSAEALESVSKINMIFFDKTGTLTEGKPKVTGVLASGVSEDQKSLVFGHVLAMEETSDHPLAKAILAFGKEKEYRSGDLGIVKTITSPGGGIQTELEGNLYYAGKQSFVEEKGFLIPSDIKTGVEEWKSEGVSLVFVGIKGNIDGMIVFRIEDQIRDSAKQAIVDLRSIGVEPVLLTGDNPIAASNVAKLVGITAVYASLLPEEKAKIMKQLKVSNIHSAMVGDGINDAPALASADVGIAMGTGSDIAISTADVVLVNGDIQRIVDLIKIGKDTVFNIRQNFGWALGYNLLGIPIAASGLLAPWVSGAAMAFSSVSVVFNALRMSRWK, encoded by the coding sequence TTGGAAACGTTAAATAAAACCACAGATCATACGTTAGACCTTTTTGGGATGACCTGTGCGAATTGTGCCCTTCGAATTGAGAAGGGCCTTTCCAAACTCCCAGGTCTATCGGAAGTAAGAGTCAATTTTGCTCGTGAATCGGTTTTCCTTCGAGCAGAAAAACAAATACCGGTTGATACACTCTTAAAAACAGTGGAGTCACTTGGTTACCAAGCAACGGAACATGATCCAAACAAACAATCAGAAACAGAAAAAAAACAGAAGGATCACATTCGGGTTTTAAAAATTCGATTTTTCCTTTCTACACTATTTTCACTTCCATTGTTTTATGGAATGGTGACACATTTCCAATTTTTATCCTTTTTACCTATGCCCCATATTTTAATGGACCGATGGGTGCAAATGGTCATCGCAACTCCAGTTCAATTTTTGATTGGGTTTCCTTTTTATCAATCTGCCTACCGTGCTCTTCGCAATGGAACAGCCAATATGGATGTACTTGTGGTGATTGGAACATCGGCTGCTTATGGATATAGTATCTTTGGAAAGGATTTATATTTTGAGACTTCAGCTGTCCTCATCACATTTATATTAGGTGGTAAGTGGATTGAGCACATGGCAAAAGGGAAAAGTAGTGATGGGATAAAAGCATTACTTTCACTTCGTCCGGAAACAGCTACAGTAAAATCGAATGGAGTTTGGACAGAAGTTCCCAATGAATACCTAAAACAAGGTGACTTGGTTCTTGTCAAAGCACTAGAAAGATTTCCTATGGATGGAATTGTTGCAGAAGGAGAAAGTTTTGCCGATGAATCCATGTTAACTGGTGAGAGTATGCCAGTTGAGAAAAAACTAGGAGATAAAATTCTCGGTGGAACAGTGAATGGGAACGGCTCACTCATTGTGAAAGCCATGAAGGTAGGGAATGATACCACTTTATCCCATATCATTAAATCGGTAGAGGAATCTCTAGGAACCAAAGCTCCGATCCAAAGGATTGCTGACCAGATATCAGCTTACTTTGTACCTGTTGTCATTGCCCTAAGTGTCCTAGACTTTATCGTTTGGTACTTTGTATTGGCCCCAGGTGAGATCACAAAGGCGATAGAAACGAGTATCGCCATCCTTGTCATTGCATGTCCTTGCGCACTTGGTCTTGCAACTCCGATCTCCCTCCTTGTCGGAACGGGAAGGGCTGCCAAACGAGGGGTACTCTTTCGTAGTGCAGAAGCGTTGGAATCAGTATCAAAGATCAATATGATCTTCTTTGATAAAACGGGAACTCTCACGGAAGGAAAACCTAAAGTAACAGGTGTTCTCGCCTCTGGAGTTTCGGAAGATCAAAAATCCTTAGTATTTGGACATGTGCTTGCAATGGAAGAAACTTCCGATCACCCTTTAGCAAAAGCCATTTTGGCCTTTGGAAAAGAGAAAGAATATCGATCTGGTGATCTTGGGATTGTAAAAACAATCACCTCTCCTGGTGGGGGAATCCAAACCGAATTAGAAGGCAATTTGTATTATGCCGGCAAACAATCGTTTGTTGAAGAGAAGGGGTTTTTGATTCCATCAGATATCAAAACTGGTGTCGAAGAGTGGAAGAGTGAAGGTGTGAGTTTGGTGTTTGTTGGAATCAAAGGGAATATCGATGGAATGATCGTTTTTCGAATCGAAGACCAAATCCGTGATTCCGCAAAACAAGCGATTGTTGACCTACGGTCCATTGGAGTAGAACCCGTCCTTCTAACGGGAGACAATCCGATCGCTGCAAGCAATGTCGCGAAACTTGTGGGCATCACTGCAGTGTATGCAAGTTTGTTACCCGAAGAAAAAGCAAAAATCATGAAACAACTGAAGGTTTCCAATATCCATAGTGCAATGGTGGGAGATGGGATCAATGATGCTCCTGCTCTTGCTTCTGCTGATGTCGGTATTGCGATGGGAACTGGATCAGACATTGCCATCAGTACTGCTGATGTTGTACTTGTGAATGGAGATATCCAAAGGATTGTGGATTTGATCAAAATCGGAAAGGATACGGTATTCAATATCCGCCAAAATTTTGGTTGGGCACTTGGATACAATTTACTCGGAATTCCGATAGCTGCTTCTGGTTTACTTGCTCCATGGGTGAGTGGTGCTGCAATGGCGTTTAGTTCTGTGTCCGTTGTCTTCAACGCACTTCGTATGAGTCGATGGAAATAG
- a CDS encoding heavy-metal-associated domain-containing protein, translating to MVNYEIEGMTCNHCKMTVEKIFAENGKKATADLDYEIVSVNETLKEEELEKLRNRLSEDGYTLGNVK from the coding sequence ATGGTTAATTATGAAATAGAAGGAATGACTTGTAATCATTGTAAGATGACTGTAGAAAAAATTTTTGCTGAAAATGGCAAAAAAGCTACTGCTGATCTAGATTATGAAATTGTGTCAGTGAATGAAACTCTAAAAGAAGAGGAGTTGGAAAAACTCCGAAACCGTTTGAGTGAGGATGGTTATACCCTTGGAAACGTTAAATAA
- the cueR gene encoding Cu(I)-responsive transcriptional regulator, with protein sequence MNIGELSKSSGVSSKLIRHYESIGLIPETRRNDNGYRLYTDDDVHYVRFIKRSRDLGFSLDDIKSLLGLWKNKSRSSKQVKQLAEKHLEDLNLKLKKMKDMADTLKHLVHNCHGDHRPDCPILKNLEMN encoded by the coding sequence GTGAATATTGGTGAACTTTCTAAATCATCTGGAGTCTCATCCAAACTCATCCGTCATTACGAAAGTATTGGTCTTATCCCAGAGACAAGAAGAAATGATAATGGTTATCGATTGTATACAGATGATGACGTACACTATGTACGGTTTATCAAACGTTCAAGAGATCTTGGATTTTCTTTGGATGACATTAAAAGTTTATTAGGGCTTTGGAAAAACAAATCCAGAAGTAGCAAACAAGTGAAACAACTTGCCGAAAAACACCTAGAAGATCTCAATTTAAAATTAAAAAAAATGAAAGATATGGCAGATACATTAAAACATTTGGTCCACAATTGCCATGGTGACCATAGGCCCGACTGCCCTATCCTAAAGAATTTAGAAATGAATTAG
- a CDS encoding GDSL family lipase: protein MKKVDPQSKSNSWSKLGLILSVMVVLFLGLRWFDQNQFQYNLPYGYFHYPKDQTIPFFRMGVPEPGKIGKFGIRESTTKDKSNCHSLFLGDSQTFGSGIFWKDTFSEILNRETNCQWTNVSMPGFTLENEYAMFQEIKNQIPFEHVYLVVYGNDIYETGETPDYIHFVDKQKWYTKVLGLFLPNYTWLILKKQYFDSVQKRMEIEIQKFANTNYQTKQSTPPSNEEETGEETFPSFRTLYSISPNYFKESLDVNSVSNQNFKRWQRVLLRLFSDLQTNHKKFTMIYIPLDVEFDPKRFVVYQKIGFAMDREWLVGDSEFFLALRTFSESNQVQLIDMRKIFRNQNQLLQKEDIHFNEKANRLIADAIKQSM, encoded by the coding sequence ATGAAAAAAGTAGATCCTCAATCAAAATCGAATTCTTGGTCAAAACTGGGATTAATCCTTTCTGTGATGGTCGTACTATTTTTGGGACTACGTTGGTTCGACCAAAACCAATTCCAATACAATTTGCCTTATGGATATTTTCATTATCCAAAGGACCAAACAATTCCATTTTTTAGAATGGGTGTACCAGAACCTGGTAAAATTGGGAAATTTGGAATTCGTGAATCGACTACAAAAGACAAATCAAATTGCCATTCTCTATTTTTAGGAGACTCACAAACGTTTGGTTCTGGTATTTTTTGGAAGGATACATTTTCGGAAATCTTAAACCGAGAAACAAACTGCCAATGGACAAATGTAAGTATGCCTGGGTTTACTTTGGAAAATGAATATGCGATGTTTCAAGAGATCAAAAATCAAATTCCCTTTGAACATGTATACCTAGTTGTGTATGGCAATGATATTTATGAAACAGGAGAGACTCCTGATTATATCCACTTCGTAGACAAACAAAAATGGTACACAAAAGTTTTGGGATTGTTTCTTCCTAATTACACTTGGCTCATATTGAAAAAACAATATTTTGATTCAGTCCAAAAGAGAATGGAAATTGAGATTCAAAAATTTGCCAATACCAATTACCAAACCAAACAAAGTACTCCGCCTTCCAATGAAGAAGAAACGGGAGAGGAAACATTTCCTTCCTTTCGAACTTTATATTCCATCAGTCCAAATTATTTCAAAGAATCCTTAGATGTGAATTCAGTATCCAATCAAAATTTCAAAAGATGGCAACGTGTATTATTACGTTTGTTTTCAGATTTACAAACAAATCATAAGAAGTTTACAATGATTTATATCCCACTTGATGTGGAATTTGATCCAAAACGATTTGTTGTGTATCAAAAAATTGGATTTGCAATGGATAGAGAATGGTTGGTTGGGGATTCGGAATTCTTTCTTGCATTACGAACTTTTAGTGAATCAAACCAGGTACAATTGATTGATATGCGTAAAATTTTTAGAAATCAAAATCAACTTTTGCAAAAAGAAGACATCCATTTCAATGAAAAGGCAAATCGTTTGATTGCAGATGCCATCAAACAATCAATGTAA